A part of bacterium genomic DNA contains:
- a CDS encoding 4Fe-4S binding protein → MIQINYDKCDLCGACVGVCPFDALELSEVRLGVIHQNCTECNFCVEICPFEVLNNDGVPLPKLSERRKAQTVA, encoded by the coding sequence ATGATTCAAATTAATTACGATAAATGCGATTTGTGCGGTGCGTGTGTAGGTGTTTGTCCGTTTGATGCGCTCGAACTTTCGGAAGTTCGCCTTGGTGTTATTCATCAAAATTGTACTGAATGTAATTTCTGCGTTGAAATATGCCCTTTCGAAGTGTTGAATAACGACGGGGTGCCTCTTCCTAAATTATCCGAACGGCGCAAAGCTCAAACTGTGGCGTAG
- a CDS encoding DUF92 domain-containing protein: MDFLSASGDWAHFFYALLGLTGIVVTGESIRKYFGWPGETTRQIIHVATGILVFFSPVFLVSKIPAIVLGCFFTIVNFLAIRFEWLSGMHATQRKTYGTVYYPLSFTILAVVFWDQDKPAFMIAMAVLALGDAAAAIAGERVRQPHSFVWYRDRKSLEGSSVMFFTSLLVVLTAFYYLHAIGFYHGMFFEMIVIAVCTAVLATTVEAMSSQGSDNFNIPIVTAMVISFMTHAEPNAQWQFASSIVIAALVAVASYRLGFLTQGGSAGAFLLGTVIFGVGGWKWAWPILLFFVTSSILSKLGKKRKEHFEQVFEKGHTRDLGQVVANGGLAGLAVVMGYHNPEPRWYVIYLGAVAAVTSDTWGTEVGTFFKGTVRSIVNFKKVEPGTSGGISWQGTLGSLLGAAVIAGSGWAFYDDCFFSQKQIFAWIVLAGMFGSLVDSWLGATLQVQYICRVCNKITEKFNHCNENTCPTRGFEFLTNDRVNILCGFIGGLAAFWMVN, translated from the coding sequence ATGGACTTTCTTTCGGCTTCCGGCGATTGGGCGCATTTTTTTTATGCGTTGCTGGGTCTGACAGGTATCGTAGTAACCGGCGAAAGCATTCGTAAATATTTTGGCTGGCCCGGCGAAACGACGCGGCAGATCATTCATGTTGCCACCGGCATTCTCGTTTTCTTCTCTCCCGTATTTCTCGTATCAAAAATTCCCGCTATTGTTCTGGGCTGTTTTTTTACTATAGTTAATTTTCTTGCCATCCGGTTTGAATGGTTGAGCGGAATGCACGCGACCCAGCGAAAAACATACGGGACCGTTTATTATCCGCTGTCGTTCACCATTCTCGCTGTGGTGTTTTGGGATCAGGATAAACCTGCTTTTATGATCGCGATGGCCGTGCTGGCTTTAGGCGATGCCGCGGCGGCGATTGCCGGAGAGCGTGTCCGCCAACCGCATAGTTTTGTGTGGTATCGCGATCGCAAATCGCTCGAAGGTTCTTCCGTCATGTTTTTTACTTCGTTGCTTGTGGTTTTGACAGCGTTTTATTATCTTCACGCCATTGGTTTTTATCATGGAATGTTCTTTGAAATGATCGTGATCGCCGTTTGTACGGCCGTTTTGGCAACTACCGTCGAAGCGATGTCATCGCAAGGTTCGGATAATTTCAATATTCCGATCGTTACGGCGATGGTCATAAGTTTTATGACGCATGCCGAACCGAATGCCCAATGGCAGTTTGCATCAAGTATTGTAATAGCGGCATTGGTCGCCGTTGCTTCCTATCGACTTGGATTTTTAACGCAGGGTGGATCGGCCGGTGCGTTTTTGTTGGGAACGGTTATCTTCGGTGTAGGCGGTTGGAAATGGGCATGGCCTATTCTTTTATTTTTTGTTACGTCGAGTATTTTATCTAAGCTTGGCAAAAAAAGAAAAGAACATTTTGAACAGGTTTTTGAAAAAGGCCATACAAGAGATCTGGGACAAGTGGTCGCCAATGGCGGACTGGCCGGACTAGCCGTTGTCATGGGTTACCATAATCCTGAGCCGCGATGGTACGTGATTTATCTAGGTGCGGTAGCCGCTGTGACAAGCGATACGTGGGGTACAGAGGTTGGTACTTTTTTTAAGGGCACAGTGCGAAGTATCGTGAATTTCAAAAAAGTCGAACCTGGAACTTCCGGAGGCATTTCGTGGCAAGGCACGCTGGGGAGTTTATTGGGAGCGGCCGTCATTGCGGGAAGCGGGTGGGCATTTTACGACGATTGTTTTTTTTCTCAAAAACAGATTTTTGCGTGGATTGTTTTAGCAGGAATGTTCGGGAGTTTGGTTGACAGTTGGCTTGGGGCAACGCTCCAGGTCCAATACATTTGCCGCGTGTGCAATAAAATAACTGAAAAATTTAATCACTGTAATGAAAATACATGCCCGACACGCGGATTTGAATTTTTAACCAATGATCGCGTCAATATTCTGTGTGGTTTTATTGGCGGTTTAGCCGCTTTTTGGATGGTCAATTAA
- a CDS encoding DUF3047 domain-containing protein, giving the protein MIRIILMMAIFVMNVISDKSITLENFENDTVGNLPENWFNRDGKNKPKYYSQDAKKNYQYAIEKEEGNQFLRYDGWDGKHLSLPLGNRTDIDLMQTPVLSWRWRAWQLPSGAYEYDDDKNDVALSVYVVYKFSGIFKSPVSIRYTWSTSLPKGKIVNKNNQKIMVLESGMERSGQWLTIERNIAEDYENLFGENPPKCPVAILILSDADNTKTWARGDYDDFILKSL; this is encoded by the coding sequence ATGATCAGAATCATTTTGATGATGGCCATATTCGTCATGAATGTCATTAGCGATAAATCGATAACGCTGGAAAATTTTGAGAACGATACTGTCGGTAATTTGCCTGAAAACTGGTTCAACCGTGACGGTAAAAATAAGCCAAAATATTATTCACAAGATGCTAAAAAGAATTACCAATATGCGATAGAAAAAGAAGAGGGCAATCAATTTCTTCGATACGACGGATGGGATGGGAAACACCTCAGTTTGCCTTTAGGGAATCGTACGGATATTGATCTGATGCAAACGCCGGTTTTATCCTGGCGATGGCGTGCGTGGCAATTGCCATCCGGCGCTTACGAATATGACGACGATAAAAACGACGTTGCGCTCAGTGTGTATGTGGTTTATAAATTCAGCGGAATTTTCAAGTCGCCGGTTTCCATTCGCTATACATGGAGCACTTCGCTTCCAAAAGGCAAAATCGTGAACAAGAACAATCAAAAAATAATGGTTCTCGAATCAGGAATGGAACGCTCTGGCCAATGGCTTACGATTGAACGTAATATTGCCGAGGATTACGAAAATTTATTTGGAGAAAACCCTCCAAAATGTCCCGTAGCCATTTTAATTCTCAGTGATGCAGATAATACCAAAACGTGGGCGCGCGGAGATTATGACGATTTTATTCTGAAGTCGCTATAG
- a CDS encoding glycosyltransferase — protein MNLKKRVAVFRTNFLPPSETFIHNELIYHERYEVTVFARRWMNAELFPGHDVIALTSHLKKRRLESMVFDLSMQSWTFDRVFRQRRFNIVHAHFGFNGVHALRFAKRHGLPLVVTLHGHDVSVLEGHEKNQWSWRYYVKNYPEMRDYASAFFCDSESLRQSMIALGCPPDKLITHILGTDLNVFKFERRKKSNPLKVVMIGRFVEKKGFDDGIEAFAEICNKFNARLIIVGYGTLERYYKSLITKLGIDHCVEFTGPLPAAGINDLLNDSAVVLLPSRTASNNDKEATTNVVKEAYACGVPVIGTLHGGIPEMIKDGEDGFLVAERDKIAMANRLERLLSDETLRNRMGEAGYEKICREYEITAVNRKLETYYDQIIDNHEAGLK, from the coding sequence ATGAACTTAAAAAAACGCGTTGCTGTATTTAGGACTAATTTTCTTCCTCCTTCAGAAACATTTATTCACAATGAACTCATTTATCACGAGCGATACGAGGTCACGGTTTTTGCCCGTCGATGGATGAATGCAGAATTGTTTCCAGGTCATGATGTGATAGCGCTGACATCTCACCTGAAAAAACGCCGGTTAGAGTCAATGGTTTTTGATCTCAGTATGCAGAGTTGGACTTTTGATCGAGTTTTTCGACAACGCCGATTTAATATCGTTCATGCCCATTTTGGCTTCAATGGCGTTCATGCTTTGCGCTTTGCAAAACGGCACGGATTACCTTTAGTCGTGACGTTGCACGGTCATGATGTTTCCGTTCTCGAAGGTCATGAAAAAAATCAGTGGAGTTGGCGTTACTATGTAAAGAATTATCCTGAAATGCGGGATTATGCTTCAGCATTTTTTTGTGATTCGGAGAGTCTCCGACAGTCAATGATTGCTTTGGGTTGTCCACCGGATAAATTGATTACACATATTTTAGGAACTGATTTGAATGTTTTTAAATTTGAAAGAAGAAAAAAAAGCAATCCGTTGAAGGTGGTCATGATCGGTAGATTTGTAGAGAAAAAAGGATTTGACGATGGCATTGAAGCTTTTGCAGAAATCTGCAATAAGTTCAATGCAAGATTGATTATTGTCGGTTACGGCACATTGGAGCGATATTATAAATCGTTGATCACTAAGTTAGGTATTGATCACTGTGTTGAATTCACGGGGCCTTTACCGGCTGCGGGCATTAATGATCTTCTCAATGATTCGGCTGTCGTTCTTCTTCCCAGCCGGACTGCAAGTAATAATGATAAAGAAGCTACAACGAATGTCGTCAAAGAAGCGTATGCGTGCGGAGTGCCGGTGATTGGAACACTGCATGGTGGTATCCCTGAAATGATCAAGGATGGTGAAGATGGTTTTTTAGTCGCAGAACGGGATAAAATCGCAATGGCAAATCGGTTGGAACGTTTACTTTCAGACGAAACATTAAGGAATCGAATGGGGGAGGCAGGGTACGAGAAAATTTGCAGAGAATATGAAATCACAGCGGTCAATAGAAAGTTAGAAACGTATTACGATCAAATAATTGATAATCACGAGGCCGGTTTGAAATGA